Below is a genomic region from Chelmon rostratus isolate fCheRos1 chromosome 7, fCheRos1.pri, whole genome shotgun sequence.
AGAGAAAGATGGAAGTGATTCGTCTGTCATCCCAGCGGACAACACATTATTCATTAATCCCAATAACATTTCTTTCCCTCAGCGTTGGTATAAAGGGCGACATGGCCTTCGCTGGCACCCACAGCACCTTCCTATTATGATGAGCCACTTCCTCCTGGTTCTTGGTATCAGCAAACAGCAATGATTAAAGAATCCATTACCTCCTAACCCTATCTCCTTAACAGAAGCAATTACTGCTAGCCAGGTTGAGAGGAAGCCAACAAGACCACGGTGCTGCtatttccttttaaaatcaatacatattttccatttaatcAGCTATACCATAAAACCCATAATGGCatggctgttttcttttaattgcaAGTTTTTATAGGTGTATGTGCCATCAGACATGGCAGCTTTTAATAACATTGTTAAATTTTATTTTGCTCTCCATAATGTGGCTGTGAGCCTATCTTCTGCCTCTCCCCTGTGTGCGTTTCCTGTTGCCGCTCTGGTGAAAGTCAGACATTCCCAGCTGCTTCTGAGCACTTTCTTGACATTAAGAAAAATCTAGAATATCACCGGACTTATCCTTTAATTGCTGAATATGATATTGAATCTGACTGATAAAATCAAGTATGATCTTACCAGAAATggaaacctctctctctccgtctcacacacacacacccagtctTACCCACAAGACAGCACACAGCCTCTACACCCCCGTTGTAGATAGATGATGTGGCAGATGGTTCTATATGGTCCCACATCAGCTGGATGTAGTTGAAAATCTGCAAGTAGCCAGCTGTGGCCAAAGCCCACCACAGAGACCAGTAGATTAAATGCCTGCATGGCGGACAAAAACAGTTGTTAATCATGGTTGTAGCTAAAAGGCTATTCTTCTATCTAAGAAAAACACCACAatggaagtttttcctcgccaccgtcgccaagtgcttgctcttgggggaattgttgggtctctgtagttaaggagtttggtctgtaccagcTCCATATGGAAAGTTACATGGGACAAgcttggttgtgatttggcgctacATAAATAACATTGAATTGAATTCAGtggaaaataatttcatttgttcacttgctgaagtaaaataaaactgtgatacaggacaaaatgtgtaaaagaTGTGTGCTCAGCAGATCTGTATTCAGCGTATATTCAGGAAAGAATCAGAAACAAAAGTGCCTGGAGGAATAGGACTCCCTGAAGCTTTGCCAAAGCAGATGGCCCGCAGTGACCACACTGTCCCCGCTGCACCAGTCAGCACAGCCACTGTGCTCCGTCTTCTCTTCCCTCGAGGCAGCATTGTCCTTGCACATCACCGGTTGCTCAGGCCTGTCTGGTCCCAGTGGCCCCTCTTTCTGGGACTGCGAGCCCACAGCTGCAACCTTTTTGTCTTTGAAGAACAGGCTCCTCTGGGGCATGGGCAACCAGAAGGAGGTGAGAAAAGCCATGCTTACGATCCCCAGACTGATAGCATTGATGTAGAAGAGGTCTACTCCTGTGGAGTAGAGGTAATCAGTGTTCGCTCAAATTTTGAAGCACAGTTCAGTGCAGTTCCTTTGTAATTTTCTTTGCAGTTAATTTTGTTATGCATGTAGGCAAGGTAGATTTTGAGGATGGGAGATATTTAGACAGACACAGTattaatcttttttcttttcttttctttattttttttaaatctaataaACCCTACCTGCCAGAGAGATGAGCATTTGGCCCAGGCCAGCACCAACAGTATATCCAGTCAGCATGGCACTGCGCAGGTAACCAGTGGCTCTTTGGTAAAACTCAACTGGAATCACGCTGTAAATGTAGGAGAAGTAAGCCACCTCTGTAGATGCCACTACAGCATAGGTGATCTGTTGACAGGATGAAACCGTTTTAAAGAGACTGCAGCATATGATCAACTTGTACCAGTAATGCATAACATGATGCACTGAATCCTGAGAAGTTCTTCATATGCACCAGTGTCGCAATACTGTGTTATGCGCATGAACAGCAGGACTATATTAGTTTGTATTatctaaataaaatatatatttttttaaacttgtaaGAGTTATATGAGAAACACTATTACTATTCAATCGGTTTCAACAATTTTCATCAGTGTGTCAGCGGACCTCGAGACAGATCATGGCAGGCAGACCTGGGGCAAAACAGAGCAGGAGGTAGTTGGAGACCAGGAAGAGCCCCTGTACCATAATGAGGGGCTTGTACCTCAGGAAGTCAGTCAGGAGGAAGATGGGGAAAAGGAAGGCCAGGTAGGAGTATGTCCAGATAGGGAACAGGTAGTTGGTCACCTGTGGGTCAGAGAGGATGAATGCTTATCCTCGTACACAGCTTGCCTCTTGCATATCTCATGGTCAATCAATACTGAAGAGAGGTTGGTCTCGTATAAGTGCTCCTAATAAAAGATACAGTCCTACAGGCTGTGAAGTAACTCTGTGAGTACATGTTAGTACAGAACGGTTTGTATGTGTCTGCCATTCTTACCACTTCTCCAGAGATGTTCTTGTATGGTCCAATTAGGTATGGTGTGAGGAAGGGCTCTGCTACTCTGCAGTTAGCAAAAAACCCATAGAGTGACAGGACTGCGGTGGGATAGGTCCAGCTGTGGGACTTTGCCTTGGGCCAACAGACCATGGTTTTACCTCAGCACAATCTCCCAGGGGCTGTCTGCGCTTTTTATTTCCAGGAGAGCTACCTGAGCACCTTGGTCTTAATTTGAAGTCTGATTAGCTGCACTGTCCCCTCAGTGTCCTGAGCCTTTTTGAAGCTATCGGTTTGCATCAGTGGCTAGACTATACACACATTATCTTTATGATCAGCACGTGTCTTTGTCACAGTTTATGAGTGACAGACTTCGACCTGTTTGGAAATAATGATTGCTCAGTGCTGATGACGTGAGACTTTCTTCAGGTTTGGCCGTCAGTACAAGCCTCTGTGAcatattaaacaaaataaaacgtatttgtatttgtgttatCAGACAGACGCAGGCACATTGAGTCTGGGAAGAGTCAGTCAAAGGTATTTATTAATAAGAAGTTAGTAGTAAATAACTAATCCGCTATCTAACTGTATAAATAAAGCGCATGAACGACTGTACAAACCTGTGATATAAGTTAGTTAAGAAGTTCAGAACTTCAGGAGACGTTTGTTGACAGTCGTACTACGCATGCGTAGTGAGTCCGTCCCCATAGCAACGGTCTGTTGACAGGTGATGTGAAGTCGCTTTAGTGCATGGCAAAATGAAACTCAAACGGTTCCTCGTCAGATATTTTCCACCAGGTAATACAAATGATTTAATTACTTACTAAAAGCTGACCCAACTGTAACTTTAGTTCTTTCCACGAGAACGCGCCACTGTTGTAGTGGACTGCTTTCAATTTTAACAACTTGCTGTAGCCAAACATCGGCACTTGCCGACCACGTTGGTTAGCGTTAGCTGAGTTGCTAGCGATGCTTATCGTTACAGGTGTTCTGTTCAATTTAGTTGGCAATGAATGACCTTTCTtggttgaatttttttttttcctgctattaGGTATAATCTTGGAATATGACAAAGGAGGAGATTTGTGGACCAAATCAGTCGACATTTTGGATTTGACTACAGAGTACGTGATATGGTATCATTCATACAGCACTGTGGCTAACTGATGTAACTGTGTGATGTGATAATAACCGTTTGTAGGAGTGTTATTGAATTTAATCTCATATAAATCCTGCCATTTCATCACAAAACTGGTTAGAAATAACTTTACTACCAGAGTATAAACCACTgagcaacactgctgctgttgtgaatgTGGTACTAAACCCTTTTACCACTTCACGCTAGCTAACACCCTTTACACTACTTAACCTTGCTACATGTAGGCTGAAGTTATACTGTAGCTAAGTTGTAGCTTATTGAAGTTGTTGTTTCTTAATGTGATGTATCGTCGCTCTGGTatgtattattttgtttcaaatggtttctgatgtgtttgttggATGCCACACTATAAATTTTTTGCCCTACATAGGCCTGAGAGAATTTAATCTCCAagagtgtttcatttcatttactgaaatgattattatttttgcatGTAACTTTTCTCATGATATCATGTTTTAAATTTTCACCATCAGCTCATCTGAggtttaaaaactgcattttcccACAGGACTAACCCAGATGAGTTGCTGGCAGAGATCAGGTGGTTAGAGCCTCTGATCACAGAGTCCCAGGCTGATCAGGTCAAGCAGCTGATCATTCGACTTCAGCAGAAACAGGGCCAGCAGGACAATCGCAGGTTCTGTTGCATCCAGGTCAGACACTGGACTCATGCTGACATTACTGGCCAATAATGAATAAAATCTGGACATGCTGTAAAATCTATGGTATAGCATTGtgaaaaaagtgttaaaagctctttgtcttttctatcAGACTGAGGGACTAAAATTGGATTTAGGATTTAGCTGTGTTGCTCTGTTAAACACAGGCAGTTGGAACAATTTTGGatgatgaaatgttttgcaATCAGCTTATTAAAGCAGTCCATTAATCCTCTAATTTTTGTTATTTGTGAATGTTATTTTCATACATGGAACTTTAGGAGCTCAGCCAGTACTCCAAAGAGGCACtagagagcagcagtgtttagGTTACTAAGTTTTAGAATAAGAAGCATGCCAGCAGGCTGATAACATGATAACAGGTGCTGCATGAGTACCGTAAGGAATACACAAGACTTGATTGCTAAGAGGTGAGAAAATCCTTTTTCCATTGTCGGGCCAGGAGGGAGGGGTCTTCCCATTACATCACAGTCAGTCCTTAGCTATGGGTATTACATGTTTAATGTTAAAGATGAATGAAGTAAACTACATTGCCTTGAAGGGTATATTTTCTAAACTTTCTTTCTTGatcttgtctttttttgcaGGAGCTTAAGGTACACATCCTGCCACTGACAAATGTTGCCTTTGACAAATCAGGATCAAGGTAGGTTtacctgcaacacacaaaagTCAGGCACTTTGGTGTCCAGGAAaagctctgtgtttttgttgtgttgttcttcaCTGTTCTCTCTAACGCCCTGCAGGTTTATAACGGGGAGCTACGACAGGACATGCAGAGTTTGGGACACAGCCTCAGGCACAGAGCTGCACAGGCTGGAGGGTCACACAAACGTGGTGTTTGCTATCGCCTTCAACAACCCCTATGGGTAATGAGCTGTTTCAGCAAAACTTTCATAGGAGCTGAGAACATTGCTGTAAGTATTTAGCCTTTCAAAGGGGGCGTTCACCTCACAAATGACactttctttgctttattttatctttctgAAACTTAGAGACAAGGTTGCCACCGGCTCTTTTGATAAGACCTGCAAAATGTGGTGCGCTGAGACGGGCAAGTGTTTTCATACCTTTCGTGGACACATGGCAGAAATAGTATGTATGACAATCTGGTTTAACAGAAAaattatcttttctttttctttctttgtttatttttagtcaACTGTTGCTTCATATGCTATATGATACTGTGTATAGGAACATGCACCCTCAGTTGGTCCCAACTGAGCATTTAAATTGCATGTTTTAGTGCTTTTACATTAGTGCTCAGATAATAAAGTCTGACAAATCCGACACTAGTGACTGTAAAAGAGCTTTGTGTTGTGTAGATGTGCCTGGCGTTCAACCCCCAGAGTACACTGGTGGCCACAGGCAGCATGGATGCCACTGCCAAGCTGTGGGATGTGGAGACTGGGGAGGAGGTAGCCACTCTGACTGTGAGATAtcttttctttactttcattATCCCAGTGCCTCTGTTgctctatttttttcttgtgtgcCTCACATCCATTCATTATTAATGCTTTGATTAACTTTTTCAGTCGCCTCTAAGGGTAATTATTCCAAAACTGAGTGTTGTTCCTCCTACTGATGGCCAGTGCCTTTTCTACCCCACATATCCACCCCTGATCTGATGGGAAATGTAGCTGTAACTCTTTAATAAGGCCCTGATAGCCCACTCTGAGGGGAGTTGTGAGCCCTCTTTGATGTACAGACTGCACGTGGGTCCATGGTGTGACTGGTTGGTTGGCTGGCTCTGTCTCAGTGAGAAGCaactctctgcagctctctctgttcttttaGTGCTTCACACCATGAAGAATCAATCATGCTGTCAGCAGTCAACTGAGCACAAAATCTTAAGCGTAtgctcatttttatttattaatttatttcaagaCTTTAAGAAGTTACCATTAAGGCTTAAGTCTGTATgcttattttaataaataatattgtgtttttgatttgtattttcATCCATACAGGGACATAgaaggagataaagagagggagtgtaaaagggaaaagaaatgagacagTGAGGGATAATGCTCTCTTTTTGATTTCATCCAGGGTCACACTGCAGAgatcctctctctgtcctttaaCACAGTGGGAAGTCAGCTCATTACTGGCTCCTTTGACCACACCGTTGCTATATGGGACGTTCCTTCAGGAAGGTCTGACTATGTCATTTCTACTGCAGTATATACATccatttgtgcgtgtgtgtcatcATTTATACTGCACAATGCATTCATAACACCTATCAATTTTGCACACAAGACTGCACAActgactgtgttttctgtttttgtcagatgTGTCCACACTCTGATTGGTCACAGGGGAGGAATCAGCAATGCTCAGTTTAACTGGGATTGCTCCCTCATAGTCACAGGCTCCATAGACGAAACCTGCAAGGTGAACTGTCATGCAAttacagttgtgtttgtgtgtggttgttaTTTAACTGGTTCAAATATGGTTATTTTGTCGGTCAGTTTTTGCCCACAGCTCGAGTTTGTCattcatttagcattttaagaTATTGCAAGAAACATATATTTGAGATAGATGGCTCTTGTCAATcatacccccccccccgtgttctgtgtgtatgtatttgcaGTTGTGGGAGGCAGCCAGTGGGAAGTGTGTGGCCACCCTAGACGGACACAAGAAAGAGGTGCTGGATGTGTGCTTTGATTTAAGTGGTCAGCTCATTGCTACTGCCTCTGCTGATGGTGAGAGTCCATTCACGGTCCATTCACTCAATGTTAACATTACAAGTAAAGTTATGCTATAATATTATACATCtatacataaaaatatactgtatatatacatcCATTTGTATATTTAGGTATATATACTAGCTCATATTTAGGATATTGATTTTTGTACATTTccactttttcctttttgatgtATTGAGTTTTACTtcaaatttgcaaaaaaaaaaaccaacctATTTTTTCTGATGCTATAAGTCGTCCAGATTTCTAGATTTGTTGTTTACTATGTTTGCAGGTTTCCTAAGGCAACATAGAACCAAATTAGCATTTTGAAAGTACAGTGAATGCATGCTAACAACCCTGCCCGTCCCTCTTTATCAGGTACGGCGCGAGTGTTCAGTGCAACCACACATCAGTGTCTCGTGACCCTTGAGGGCCATATCGGGGAGATCACTGATGTAAGTCACTGGACCCACAATGGCTACTCGGCCATAGCCTGTGAAAAGTGCCGAAGTCTCACTCCAGCCTCAATTTCACAATACAGTTTTGcagtttattgtatttttttctttccgaAAAGCAAAACCTGACAATTTCATTTCTGTGATAACCTGAAAAGACATTTGCTATTATTGTGTTACTTGCAAGTTGAAACCCTTCTCATTTTAACCAAGATATAACAGTGACTCTGTTTTTAGTATTCCGCAGAGTAGTGCAGCataaggtgtgtgtttgcttcagaaACCTTGCTGATGTTTAAGCGTTTCATAGCCATACATTGTGTAATGAAGGCTAGTGGAACAGAGAGTAGCACAGAGGTGACTCACAGCCCAAGCTGTCTGAACTAGTTCATCAAAACTGTGTTTATGGGTAGGAAATGAATATTAAAGAGCATGGGCCACATTTACTTCCTGTCAACTTTTGATATCAACGGACATGGCAACAGAAAATTGCATTTTAGCTCTTTGAAAAGCTCATTGAAACTGTAGTTAGAGCACTATATCCCAGACCTGCTTGGGTGTAAGTATTATTAAGGGCCACAACCACAAGTTTGTGGATGCACCACAAACCTGCGATGAGTTTGGGATTTTTGTGTAACATTAACCCCCAGTCTCTGGCCAGAGCTCTGCTGGGCAGCGCTGTAAATAGGATATTGCCTCTACTTGCCTTGTTAACATGGGATAACACATGATGCTGAAGTGGAGGGACAGGAGTCCAGGCTTcaggctgtttttgtgcttACTGTGTCACATGGTAAAGCTCAGCAAGTAGGACATGGGGCTGTAGTGATGCTTCTGTTCATCTGACTAATTGAATCTCTGGGCTCCAAACTAgattgtcagtgttttctccaTTAAATTACAAATACCATCTGTCATCTCTGGCCCTAAGTGAGCATGGTCCGACCTTGTGTTTATTAGCCTTTGAACTCGGGGCACCAAATGTCGCACCCATGCCATCACATATAACCGCACATCCTCAAAAAGAAGCTTTTAACCCAGCGTAACATGGCCTAGAGTCGAACAAACACATACTTTGGcaaaaggtgtgtttgtttgaccctgCAATGACCTTGTACTTTAATGGGAGTGATTTCACCCATTTATCATTTTCCAGGTGTCTcgctctgcatgtgtgtgtgtcctgcaggctCTGGCTCAGAGGGCTGAGAAGTTACCTCTATTTACTGAAACACATTAGGCAGTCAGTAATAAATAGGATGGATGGAGGATCATTCCAGAGGATTATGACACTAATCTCCCCCTAACAGGAcacctctccccctcccctccatgcTTCTTAACCATGaccatcctttttttttttctccatggGTCTCTACCTCCATCTCAATGCCTCGTTCTGTATGCTTTcgcttttattttcaatgcGTCTCTGTTCCACCTCTAGTTAATTCACCATGCTgcccttttcctgttttaaatctgggaaatataaatatagactGTTAATGGCATTAGTGATTCTAAAGGCCAAAATGCATGTTTCTACTGTATATAACGTCTCATGTCAGGGGTCCACAACACctttttgttcaaatgttttgtgtttgctacTAAGAAGACTCCTTCCCATCACAGATGCTTCATTAGCTTTATTCTTGCACTTAATGCTAATACAAGAAGTACGCAGATAAGAGTTTTCATAATCCAGCTGTCACGCTGTTGAGAACATTAACATGCAGCACAAGCAGTGCTTcaaagctgaagaggaagaaacaagaAGGCTGGGTTAGTGACACTTTTGTAGAGTCTGGGAAAAAGTTCTTCTTATCCTAAAATGACCTTAACGCTACACTGAGAACCAAACCCACTTCATGTAAAGATTTACAACAGTTGGTGTAGTTCATCCAACCTttgtacacacactcaaaaaatCAAGCAATTTTAGTGTGAATGCTGACAACTTCGACTACACATCATTTTGTAACTTTTGCAGTGTGAGCCCACTACTAAGAAAATTAGGTTAGAATTATAATATGGAATTGGGACACAGCTTAAGTCTTGTTTATTTACAcctttttcctgttgtttcctctttcctgatgtcttctctgtccatttaaaactgttttttattccatttctgtACCTGTCGTAGCTTCCACTctcgtcttcttcctccagtcttctgtctgtcagcttcTTCTACAGTCGGCTTCCATTTCCTGTCAACGGTCGCTCCTTGGTGCTCAGTTCAgaattttaataaaaacatactttaCTTTCATGGCCATCTGGAGCCAGCTTCATTTAATCATCTCATCCTTTGCCTCGCTATGGGGATATAAAACCATTCAGGGAACCATAAACTGGGATCTAACACAGCTTCAGCCATGATTTTCATGATACTCCACTGCAAAAACTCTTCACTAAGTGGTGCCACTGGTGCCTTTATCTTCCTTAAGCATTTGAAGTCAAATGACCTCTGTGGAATAATGCTGCTGACGTGGTGAAAGTGTCCTAAACTCACTCATTTTCCCACC
It encodes:
- the slc19a3b gene encoding solute carrier family 19 member 3b — protein: MVCWPKAKSHSWTYPTAVLSLYGFFANCRVAEPFLTPYLIGPYKNISGEVVTNYLFPIWTYSYLAFLFPIFLLTDFLRYKPLIMVQGLFLVSNYLLLCFAPGLPAMICLEITYAVVASTEVAYFSYIYSVIPVEFYQRATGYLRSAMLTGYTVGAGLGQMLISLAGVDLFYINAISLGIVSMAFLTSFWLPMPQRSLFFKDKKVAAVGSQSQKEGPLGPDRPEQPVMCKDNAASREEKTEHSGCADWCSGDSVVTAGHLLWQSFRESYSSRHLIYWSLWWALATAGYLQIFNYIQLMWDHIEPSATSSIYNGGVEAVCCLVGAAAAFSVGYIRVSWAVWGELALGLFSAVATGAVFLMALTSSIWVCYAGYVIFKSCYMFLITITAFQIASNLSMQCYALTFGINTFVALSLQTIITLIVVDEAALGLDIVTQFIVYGGYYAVISVLFLIRGTYTACANQRNPEQRDAKEHEHSVEVISTERF
- the daw1 gene encoding dynein assembly factor with WDR repeat domains 1, with the protein product MKLKRFLVRYFPPGIILEYDKGGDLWTKSVDILDLTTETNPDELLAEIRWLEPLITESQADQVKQLIIRLQQKQGQQDNRRFCCIQELKVHILPLTNVAFDKSGSRFITGSYDRTCRVWDTASGTELHRLEGHTNVVFAIAFNNPYGDKVATGSFDKTCKMWCAETGKCFHTFRGHMAEIMCLAFNPQSTLVATGSMDATAKLWDVETGEEVATLTGHTAEILSLSFNTVGSQLITGSFDHTVAIWDVPSGRCVHTLIGHRGGISNAQFNWDCSLIVTGSIDETCKLWEAASGKCVATLDGHKKEVLDVCFDLSGQLIATASADGTARVFSATTHQCLVTLEGHIGEITDICFSPQGKRVLTASSDRTARLWDVQSGVCLQVLEGHTEEIFSCIFNYEGDTIITGSKDNTCRIWS